A genomic stretch from Acidobacteriota bacterium includes:
- a CDS encoding M14 family zinc carboxypeptidase: protein MPAGLVAADVEGEPGFAEAVLAATTDPAFLPENVATLPDSDTAPSPTDHLGHIAGAPDVLSSVAEVHGYFRELAAASPRVEIETLGTSEEGREMMLVSISSEDNLARAGAIREAGRRLADPRQTTPAERDELIADGPAVYYLLGGLHSRETGSPEMLMELAYRLAVSERPEIVRMRDKLVVLITPVVEPDGRDRVVEWYRRHLKGRDMSWEDVAEIGGPPYWGKYVYHDNNRDGMQRTQALTRAVHDAFYRWRPQVVHDLHESVPLLYISTGHGPYSPAVDPVTINEWTQMAHHEASALQAQGLPGVWVWGFWDGWWPGYLVSVAHHHHAVGRFYETFGNSHPGTFERDLSKARFVGKKVTETTWYRPWPPEDKVTWSLRNNTNYMQAGVLAALDYAALHAEQLKGNQWRKAQRAIEQGGDEAPHAWVLPVEGQRDGGRLADLVNLLRQHQIEVHRLAEAVTFGETTHGTGSYVVRLDQPARNAAQNFLEAQSFPKNEPNPPYDDVAWTWPLLMGVEATAVEDPAVLQAAMAPVTAPVQPAGGIAGSDYGSDLYLLADRGQTSLLRARLYWRGYQIDAAEEPFDADGRQYPVGSWIIQAPRDVVEPVAVELGLEVQPAFSMPEVRRHVVDLPRLGVIHTWTRTQEAGWARYTLDRQGLTYDLVSPDDLRRGDLLDRFDVLLLPPVGRSLARIVHGIDRRWSPLAYTETADFPSHGRPNASDDITGGMGFEGLANLQDFVRRGGLLATLGNGAILALDGGLVRRVSRSSTSVRNPGSELSARLAAADHPLVYGYPERTSVFRGNGLLLEVDKRERQRVVMRFGDEPPEEAEEPEEEIEIAEVEDEILGEDLALDEAVEEAAVAAPQPMAEEEKEEEPRPLVLSGYVDSPDKLAGKAAIVDLPVGQGRVVMYGFNPLHRHLNTSDFRFLFNLLLHWNDLPE from the coding sequence ATGCCGGCCGGGCTGGTTGCTGCAGATGTAGAAGGCGAGCCCGGCTTTGCAGAGGCTGTTCTGGCAGCCACGACGGATCCTGCCTTCCTTCCAGAGAATGTCGCCACCCTGCCCGATTCGGACACCGCGCCGTCGCCCACCGACCATCTCGGCCACATCGCCGGGGCGCCGGACGTGCTGTCGTCGGTGGCGGAGGTGCACGGCTACTTTCGGGAACTGGCGGCGGCCAGTCCGCGGGTCGAGATCGAGACCCTCGGCACCAGCGAAGAAGGCCGGGAAATGATGCTGGTTTCCATCTCCTCCGAAGACAACCTGGCGCGGGCCGGCGCCATCCGGGAGGCGGGTCGACGCCTGGCCGATCCGCGTCAAACCACCCCGGCTGAGCGAGACGAGCTGATCGCCGACGGGCCGGCCGTGTACTACCTGCTCGGCGGCCTCCACTCGCGGGAGACCGGCTCGCCGGAGATGCTGATGGAGCTGGCCTACCGGCTGGCGGTGAGCGAGCGACCGGAGATCGTCCGCATGCGCGACAAACTGGTGGTGCTGATCACCCCGGTCGTGGAGCCAGACGGGCGGGATCGGGTGGTGGAGTGGTACCGGCGGCACCTCAAGGGGCGCGACATGTCCTGGGAGGATGTAGCGGAGATTGGCGGTCCGCCCTACTGGGGGAAGTACGTCTACCACGACAACAACCGCGACGGCATGCAGCGCACCCAGGCGTTGACCCGGGCGGTGCACGACGCCTTTTATCGCTGGCGGCCGCAGGTGGTACACGACCTCCACGAGTCGGTGCCGCTGCTCTACATTTCCACCGGCCACGGCCCCTACAGCCCGGCGGTCGATCCGGTGACCATCAACGAGTGGACGCAGATGGCTCACCATGAAGCGTCGGCCCTCCAGGCCCAGGGCCTTCCCGGAGTGTGGGTGTGGGGCTTCTGGGACGGCTGGTGGCCCGGCTACCTGGTGTCCGTGGCCCACCACCACCACGCCGTTGGGCGCTTCTATGAGACCTTCGGGAACTCCCACCCGGGCACCTTCGAGCGCGACCTGTCCAAGGCGCGCTTCGTCGGCAAGAAGGTCACCGAGACCACCTGGTATCGTCCCTGGCCGCCGGAGGACAAGGTCACCTGGTCGCTGCGCAACAACACCAACTATATGCAGGCCGGAGTGCTGGCCGCCCTCGACTACGCCGCCCTCCACGCGGAGCAACTGAAAGGCAATCAGTGGCGCAAGGCACAGCGGGCCATCGAGCAAGGCGGTGACGAGGCACCGCACGCCTGGGTGCTGCCGGTGGAAGGGCAGCGCGACGGCGGCCGGTTGGCGGATCTCGTCAACCTGCTGCGGCAACACCAGATCGAGGTCCATCGCCTGGCCGAGGCGGTCACCTTCGGGGAGACCACCCATGGAACCGGGAGCTATGTGGTCCGCCTGGACCAACCGGCCCGCAACGCGGCCCAGAACTTTCTGGAGGCGCAGTCCTTTCCCAAGAACGAACCCAACCCGCCCTACGACGATGTCGCCTGGACCTGGCCGCTGCTCATGGGAGTTGAGGCGACGGCGGTGGAAGATCCGGCGGTTTTGCAGGCGGCGATGGCGCCCGTGACGGCGCCGGTGCAGCCGGCCGGCGGTATCGCCGGTTCGGACTACGGAAGCGACCTCTACCTGCTCGCCGATCGCGGGCAGACTTCGCTGCTGCGGGCGCGGCTCTACTGGCGGGGGTACCAGATCGATGCCGCCGAGGAGCCGTTCGACGCCGACGGCCGACAGTACCCGGTGGGTAGCTGGATCATCCAGGCGCCGCGTGACGTGGTGGAGCCGGTGGCGGTGGAGCTGGGGCTGGAAGTACAGCCGGCCTTCTCCATGCCGGAGGTGCGGCGCCACGTGGTCGATCTTCCCCGCCTCGGGGTGATCCACACCTGGACCCGCACCCAAGAGGCCGGCTGGGCCCGCTACACCCTGGACCGCCAAGGCCTAACCTACGATTTGGTGAGTCCCGACGATCTGCGTCGGGGAGACCTGCTCGATCGCTTCGATGTGCTGCTCTTGCCGCCGGTGGGGCGGAGCCTGGCCCGTATCGTTCACGGCATCGACCGGCGCTGGAGCCCGCTCGCCTATACCGAGACCGCCGACTTTCCCAGCCACGGGCGGCCCAACGCCTCGGACGACATCACCGGCGGCATGGGTTTCGAGGGGTTGGCGAACCTCCAGGACTTCGTCCGCCGGGGCGGCCTGCTCGCCACCCTCGGCAACGGCGCCATCCTCGCCTTGGACGGCGGCCTGGTGCGGCGGGTGTCGCGCTCGTCGACCTCGGTGAGGAATCCCGGCTCGGAATTGTCCGCGCGGTTGGCCGCGGCGGACCATCCGCTGGTCTACGGCTATCCGGAGCGCACCAGCGTCTTCCGGGGGAACGGACTGCTTTTGGAGGTCGACAAGAGGGAACGGCAGCGGGTGGTGATGCGTTTCGGTGACGAGCCGCCGGAGGAGGCGGAGGAGCCGGAGGAGGAGATCGAGATCGCGGAAGTGGAAGACGAGATCCTCGGCGAGGACCTCGCCCTCGACGAGGCGGTGGAGGAAGCCGCCGTCGCCGCGCCGCAGCCGATGGCCGAGGAGGAGAAGGAAGAAGAGCCTCGGCCGTTGGTGCTGTCGGGCTATGTCGACTCGCCGGACAAACTGGCCGGCAAGGCGGCGATCGTCGACCTGCCGGTGGGGCAGGGGCGGGTGGTGATGTACGGCTTCAATCCCCTCCATCGCCACCTCAACACTTCGGATTTCCGCTTTCTGTTCAACCTTTTGCTGCACTGGAATGATCTCCCTGAGTGA
- a CDS encoding 3-deoxy-7-phosphoheptulonate synthase class II, with product MAEPTPSPTSETLTDWTPSSWRSKTATQQPNYPDSRALEAALAQLRDLPPLVTSWEVTSLKEQLAQVARGERFLLQGGDCAETFADCRADAITSKLKILLQMSLVLVHGAKKRVTRVGRFAGQYAKPRSADLETIGGETLPSYRGDLVNGIEFTEAARVPAPERLLRGHERSALTLNFIRGLIDGGFADLHHPEYWELEFVEHSPWAVDYQRMVESIGDALRFMETVVGRPVGQLERVDFFTSHEGLHLEYEAAQTRQVPRRRGWYDLSTHLPWIGMRTAQPDGAHVEFFRGIRNPVAVKVGPAIGRDTLLRLLDLLHPDDEPGRLTLIHRFGAKSVGEHLPKLVEAVRASGKTVVWCCDPMHGNTEKTASGRKTRRFEAILSELETAFDVHAELGTYLGGVHVELTGEDVTECTGGARGLADRDLDRAYRSFVDPRLNYEQALELAMLVARRMGKVKAGDPNRP from the coding sequence ATGGCCGAACCGACCCCGTCCCCCACCAGCGAAACACTCACCGATTGGACGCCGAGTTCCTGGCGTTCGAAGACCGCCACCCAGCAGCCGAACTACCCGGACTCGCGGGCCCTGGAGGCGGCCCTGGCGCAGCTCCGCGACCTGCCGCCGCTGGTCACCTCCTGGGAGGTCACCAGCCTCAAGGAGCAGCTCGCCCAGGTGGCGCGCGGGGAGCGCTTTCTGCTGCAGGGCGGCGACTGTGCGGAGACCTTCGCCGACTGCCGGGCCGATGCGATCACCAGCAAACTCAAGATCCTGCTGCAGATGAGCCTGGTTCTGGTGCACGGGGCGAAGAAGCGGGTCACGCGGGTCGGCCGTTTCGCCGGGCAATACGCCAAGCCGCGCTCCGCCGATCTGGAGACCATCGGCGGTGAGACGCTGCCCAGCTACCGGGGCGATCTAGTCAATGGAATCGAGTTCACGGAGGCGGCGCGGGTGCCGGCGCCGGAGCGCCTGCTCCGCGGCCACGAGCGCTCGGCGCTGACGCTCAATTTCATTCGCGGCCTGATCGATGGCGGCTTCGCGGATCTCCATCACCCGGAATATTGGGAGTTGGAGTTCGTCGAGCACTCACCTTGGGCGGTGGACTATCAGCGCATGGTGGAGAGCATCGGCGATGCGTTGCGCTTCATGGAAACGGTGGTCGGGAGGCCTGTCGGGCAGCTCGAACGGGTGGATTTCTTCACCAGCCACGAGGGACTTCATCTCGAATACGAGGCGGCCCAGACCCGCCAGGTGCCGCGTCGTCGCGGTTGGTACGACCTGTCGACGCACCTGCCCTGGATCGGCATGCGCACGGCGCAGCCGGACGGGGCGCACGTGGAGTTTTTCCGCGGCATCCGCAACCCGGTGGCGGTGAAGGTCGGGCCGGCGATAGGGCGCGACACCCTTTTGCGGTTGCTCGATCTGCTACACCCGGACGACGAGCCGGGACGTTTGACCTTGATCCACCGCTTCGGCGCGAAGTCCGTCGGGGAGCATCTGCCGAAGCTGGTCGAAGCGGTGCGTGCGAGCGGCAAGACGGTGGTGTGGTGCTGTGATCCGATGCACGGCAATACGGAGAAGACGGCCAGCGGCCGCAAGACGCGGCGCTTCGAGGCGATTCTCTCGGAGCTGGAGACGGCATTCGATGTCCACGCGGAGCTGGGAACCTACCTCGGTGGGGTGCACGTGGAGCTGACCGGAGAGGACGTCACCGAATGCACCGGCGGGGCGCGCGGACTGGCGGACAGGGACCTCGATCGGGCATACCGGTCTTTTGTGGATCCCCGGTTGAACTATGAGCAGGCTTTGGAGCTGGCGATGCTGGTGGCTCGGCGGATGGGGAAGGTGAAGGCGGGAGATCCGAACCGGCCCTGA
- a CDS encoding Sir2 family NAD-dependent protein deacetylase, which yields MASERIAVVTGAGISAASGISTFRGSDPEAVWNQNDIEMATFGFFQRDPVTQWQWYLERFRKATAAQPNDAHRALVDLAGWMSESGGRLALVTQNIDTLHEQAIAERRGGGALDLIKVHGSADRVRCARDGCRLGSPAGSILRTEVDFSGFQESPDRANLPTCPDCGSWLRAHVLFFDEYYTEHRDYRYRDVVEVADSAKFLLFIGTSLSVGVTEMFQQQAALRGIPVYSIDPAAAPSPYRHIQILPAPAEELLPKVVKALTEAH from the coding sequence GTGGCAAGTGAACGAATCGCGGTGGTCACCGGAGCGGGGATCAGCGCGGCGAGTGGGATTTCGACCTTTCGGGGCTCCGACCCGGAAGCGGTGTGGAACCAGAACGACATTGAAATGGCGACCTTCGGGTTCTTCCAGCGCGATCCGGTGACCCAGTGGCAGTGGTACCTGGAGCGCTTCCGCAAGGCCACTGCCGCCCAACCCAACGACGCCCACCGGGCACTGGTAGATCTCGCCGGCTGGATGAGCGAGAGCGGCGGCCGGCTCGCTCTGGTGACGCAGAACATCGACACCCTGCACGAGCAAGCCATCGCCGAGCGCCGGGGCGGTGGCGCCCTGGACCTGATCAAGGTCCACGGCAGCGCCGATCGGGTCCGCTGCGCCCGCGACGGCTGCCGCCTCGGCTCCCCGGCGGGCTCGATTCTGCGCACCGAGGTCGACTTCTCGGGCTTCCAGGAGTCGCCCGACCGCGCCAACCTCCCCACCTGCCCGGACTGCGGCTCGTGGCTCCGCGCTCACGTTCTGTTCTTCGACGAGTACTACACCGAACACCGCGACTACCGCTATCGGGACGTCGTCGAGGTTGCCGACAGCGCAAAGTTTCTGCTATTCATCGGCACGTCCCTGTCCGTCGGAGTCACGGAGATGTTCCAGCAGCAGGCCGCCCTGCGCGGCATCCCCGTCTACAGCATCGACCCCGCCGCGGCACCCTCCCCCTACCGCCACATCCAAATCCTGCCGGCACCGGCCGAGGAGCTGCTGCCGAAGGTGGTCAAGGCACTGACGGAGGCTCATTGA